The following proteins come from a genomic window of Rhodohalobacter sp. 614A:
- a CDS encoding FtsW/RodA/SpoVE family cell cycle protein, which yields MYYTTPNSKVGSIFGTTKDELEAPDRSSDQVLLVTIIGLMIFGCLAVYSSIAFFAQSHETTAVKLVSGHAIKLVIAFFVMVFVSKINYRVLARFSRAAMVLSWILLIIMLGYGDITWGAQRSLSIGSFSFQPTSFAAIALIVHVAVLLYEKQEYIKDFKRAFLPIMFWVVVTFLLIATEDFSSAAVLMGICILMMFAGRISIPQISALVLIGLIGGVSMIYISPERQSRIDQYVAQITEINNQDFETSEGYQAQQAHIAIAQGQLFGVGIGKSTQRDFLPAPYNDFIFAIIAEEYGIIGAATVIFAYLLILYRGVAVIARQAPDILGTLMALGCTLLISLYAFVNAGVATGLFPVTGLPMPFVSYGGSSMLFAGAMAGILLNISRHIANIKTRFYNG from the coding sequence TTGTACTACACAACACCAAATAGCAAAGTCGGATCTATTTTTGGCACCACCAAAGATGAACTGGAAGCTCCGGACAGGAGTAGTGACCAGGTTCTGCTTGTGACGATCATCGGGCTGATGATTTTCGGCTGCCTGGCTGTGTATTCGTCCATCGCTTTCTTTGCTCAGTCTCATGAAACCACCGCTGTAAAACTGGTTTCAGGTCATGCTATAAAACTGGTTATCGCCTTTTTTGTGATGGTATTTGTTTCAAAAATCAATTACAGGGTTCTTGCACGATTTAGCCGGGCTGCAATGGTTTTAAGCTGGATTTTGCTCATCATTATGCTCGGTTACGGGGATATTACATGGGGAGCTCAGCGTTCATTGTCTATCGGAAGTTTCTCATTTCAACCCACTTCCTTTGCAGCCATCGCCCTGATTGTACATGTAGCCGTACTGCTGTATGAAAAACAGGAATATATCAAGGATTTCAAACGTGCTTTTCTACCCATCATGTTCTGGGTTGTTGTCACATTTTTACTGATTGCCACAGAAGACTTTAGTAGCGCAGCAGTGCTGATGGGAATCTGTATTCTGATGATGTTTGCAGGCCGAATCAGCATTCCTCAGATATCCGCTTTGGTACTCATCGGTCTGATTGGCGGCGTCTCCATGATCTATATTTCGCCCGAAAGACAGAGCCGGATTGATCAGTACGTGGCCCAGATCACAGAAATCAATAATCAAGATTTTGAAACATCAGAAGGGTACCAGGCTCAACAGGCACACATAGCCATCGCACAGGGACAACTTTTTGGAGTTGGAATTGGCAAGAGCACACAACGCGATTTTCTGCCGGCACCTTACAACGATTTTATTTTCGCCATCATCGCAGAAGAGTATGGAATTATAGGAGCAGCAACGGTGATATTTGCCTACCTGCTGATTCTCTATCGCGGGGTTGCCGTCATTGCCCGCCAGGCGCCGGATATCCTCGGCACGCTGATGGCCCTTGGTTGCACGCTGTTGATTTCGCTATACGCTTTTGTGAATGCCGGGGTCGCAACAGGATTATTTCCTGTGACAGGATTACCAATGCCATTTGTGAGTTATGGCGGATCGAGCATGTTGTTTGCCGGAGCGATGGCAGGCATTCTGCTAAATATTTCAAGACACATTGCAAACATAAAAACAAGGTTTTATAACGGATGA
- a CDS encoding FlgD immunoglobulin-like domain containing protein: MFVTAVHTSLQAQTFGPIPERSITIRQNSGSTLESSANMVWIGPGLNAFDEMTGEIYVPTNADSVFDGRGRVFSLEVQNEQILAGLGFTSTAGGESTNAAQGFYFSDNFGNDWNFIPFLLDEKADNETCNASSVGPPCDIEFQYGDETYIRTRITVPEQSPPYEVDFYQDTFLSVNWASGLLRSRDHGETWERIILPPSNVLTLVPEKSYGWVSLTSGEEVVNRYDPRFDNNLLGFGLLIDDQQRVWMGTAAGINISDNALTAPTDQIRWKHLFWSPEISGGLLSNWVVTIRQQPETERIWMTNWITDNENRDEYGIVYTDDQGKTFHQFLKGIRANDIGFLDGDIYVAADDGLYVSTDDGETWEQIPQISSPNTFIKPNARYFSVASTEKSLWVGTSDGVASTSDGGETWQILRVDVPLAGGNQYQPDAPDVETYAYPNPFSPSQHSVVRIKYRMEQPGPATIRIFDFGMNSVRTIRVPTVSSSGSYETVWDGLTENGRIASNGTYFYSIETSDGFTNGKILLLD, translated from the coding sequence TTGTTCGTTACAGCCGTACATACTTCGCTGCAGGCACAGACTTTCGGACCGATCCCTGAACGCTCCATAACCATCCGGCAAAATTCCGGTTCAACGCTTGAATCTTCTGCAAATATGGTTTGGATTGGTCCCGGGTTAAATGCCTTTGATGAAATGACCGGAGAAATATATGTCCCCACCAATGCCGATAGTGTTTTTGACGGACGCGGCCGTGTATTTTCGCTTGAAGTTCAAAACGAACAAATTCTTGCCGGACTGGGATTTACATCAACCGCAGGTGGAGAATCAACCAACGCAGCCCAGGGTTTTTATTTCTCTGATAATTTCGGCAATGACTGGAATTTTATTCCTTTTCTCCTTGATGAAAAAGCAGACAACGAAACCTGCAACGCGTCTTCCGTCGGCCCGCCCTGCGACATTGAATTTCAGTATGGAGATGAAACCTATATCCGAACGCGAATTACGGTTCCCGAGCAATCCCCGCCTTACGAAGTGGATTTTTATCAAGACACCTTTTTGTCCGTCAATTGGGCTTCAGGATTACTGCGAAGCCGGGATCATGGGGAGACGTGGGAACGGATTATTTTGCCTCCATCGAATGTTTTAACTCTCGTGCCGGAGAAATCCTACGGATGGGTTTCGCTGACTTCGGGTGAAGAAGTTGTAAATCGCTACGATCCACGCTTTGATAACAACCTACTCGGTTTTGGTCTTTTGATTGATGATCAACAGCGCGTGTGGATGGGAACGGCAGCCGGAATTAATATTTCTGATAATGCACTGACAGCACCAACCGATCAAATCAGATGGAAACATTTATTCTGGAGTCCCGAAATATCCGGTGGCCTTCTTTCTAATTGGGTGGTAACGATTCGTCAGCAGCCTGAAACCGAACGCATCTGGATGACCAACTGGATCACGGACAATGAAAACCGTGATGAATACGGAATTGTTTATACCGATGACCAAGGCAAAACTTTCCACCAATTTTTGAAAGGAATTCGTGCAAATGATATCGGGTTTTTGGATGGGGATATTTATGTAGCCGCGGATGACGGACTTTACGTTTCCACAGATGATGGAGAAACGTGGGAACAAATTCCTCAGATTTCCAGCCCAAATACATTTATTAAACCAAATGCCCGATATTTTTCGGTAGCATCCACAGAAAAAAGTTTATGGGTTGGAACTTCCGATGGTGTTGCTTCGACTTCAGATGGCGGCGAAACCTGGCAAATTCTTCGGGTTGATGTTCCATTGGCGGGAGGAAATCAATATCAACCCGATGCGCCGGATGTTGAAACCTATGCCTATCCGAATCCTTTCTCTCCATCGCAACATTCGGTTGTTCGAATTAAATATAGAATGGAACAGCCGGGCCCGGCCACAATCCGGATTTTTGACTTTGGAATGAACTCCGTCAGGACGATTCGCGTGCCGACAGTTTCTTCGTCGGGATCTTATGAAACCGTTTGGGATGGCCTCACTGAAAATGGGCGAATCGCATCCAACGGAACCTATTTTTACTCCATTGAAACGTCGGATGGATTTACAAACGGAAAAATCTTGCTGCTTGACTGA
- the murG gene encoding undecaprenyldiphospho-muramoylpentapeptide beta-N-acetylglucosaminyltransferase: protein MIATVAKDISSTDTLTAAVGNLRVLMAAGGTGGHVYPAIAIADAIKEMHSDAEFLFVGTRDRMEWEIVPKYGYKIKSIWISGVHRRLTIQNLLFPAKLVTSIIQSFLILKSFKPDIVIACGGFASGPIGWVAVKLGIPLFLQEQNSFPGVTNRMLAKHATTIFTAFDDAKQYLPEEKIKLTGNPVRGQVQVSNRSKALQSFNFTEDLPVLLILGGSGGAKALNDIMTQEIEQLHDSANLQIIWQCGPKYFDGLIEKVKPERFHNLRLTAFIDDMSAAYAVADLVVTRAGAGTCSELETIGQPAILVPSPNVAGDHQTKNAQSLVHAGAAKLLKEETLQHSFYSIVTELIRDKNELSSMSSAMKSLAKPKASEEIATEIFSFLKNQN, encoded by the coding sequence ATGATCGCAACCGTTGCAAAGGACATATCATCTACAGACACCCTCACCGCTGCCGTGGGCAACCTTCGTGTGCTCATGGCAGCCGGTGGCACGGGTGGTCATGTATACCCGGCCATTGCCATTGCAGATGCGATCAAAGAAATGCACTCGGATGCGGAATTTTTGTTTGTTGGAACACGAGACCGAATGGAGTGGGAAATCGTCCCGAAATACGGATATAAAATTAAAAGTATCTGGATTAGCGGCGTTCACAGACGACTGACAATTCAGAACCTGCTATTTCCGGCCAAGCTTGTAACAAGTATCATTCAAAGCTTTTTAATTTTGAAATCTTTCAAACCGGATATTGTAATTGCCTGCGGCGGATTTGCATCCGGCCCGATTGGATGGGTGGCCGTAAAGTTGGGAATTCCTCTGTTTCTGCAAGAACAAAATAGTTTCCCGGGTGTTACAAACCGAATGCTGGCCAAACATGCTACAACCATTTTCACCGCTTTTGATGATGCAAAACAGTATTTGCCGGAAGAAAAAATTAAGCTGACCGGCAATCCTGTTCGTGGTCAGGTACAAGTTTCTAATCGAAGTAAAGCACTGCAATCATTCAATTTTACGGAAGATTTACCGGTGCTTTTAATTCTTGGCGGTAGCGGCGGAGCAAAAGCCCTGAATGATATTATGACGCAAGAAATTGAGCAACTTCATGATTCGGCGAATCTGCAAATCATCTGGCAATGTGGGCCAAAATATTTTGATGGCCTGATTGAAAAAGTAAAGCCGGAAAGATTTCACAATTTACGACTGACCGCTTTCATTGATGACATGTCTGCAGCTTACGCCGTGGCTGATCTTGTTGTAACACGCGCCGGAGCCGGAACCTGCAGTGAGCTTGAGACAATCGGTCAACCGGCAATACTGGTACCCTCCCCCAATGTAGCAGGAGATCATCAAACCAAAAATGCACAGTCTTTGGTACATGCGGGAGCCGCAAAACTTTTAAAAGAAGAGACACTTCAACACTCTTTTTATTCGATTGTGACCGAGCTGATTCGTGATAAGAACGAACTCAGCAGTATGTCATCGGCCATGAAATCCTTGGCAAAACCAAAAGCCTCTGAAGAGATTGCAACAGAAATTTTTTCATTTTTAAAGAATCAGAATTGA
- the ftsZ gene encoding cell division protein FtsZ produces MEYVTSRFSFDEKGQDNAKIKVIGVGGGGGNAINNMIRKGLDSVEYIALNTDAQALKNNAADIAIQVGANLTSGLGAGARPEIGREAVEENRHELDEAVDNADMIFITAGMGGGTGTGGAPVVAGIAKRKGILTVGIVTTPFLVEGKVRMKYAIDGIAELKKNCDTVIVIPNERLLDIADENTTLVEAFDKANEVLYNATRGISDLILMPGLINLDFADVRTTMIDGGAAIMGSATASGPDRAEIAAREAINSPLLDGVSIRGARNVLVNISAGSNLGIKETTTATRIIQQEAGDDAEIILGSVLDESFDDELRVTVIATGFEFDESNVKAKTHQNSPQNHRKEVVSEKKPATMLPRASEIAQRRTTLDSNFYKGEKNLKNLDSPAIHRRSLKHIRTNDDVEADEEISDSRQEQRKAAGNDDSSMLNNRSERIDKRDSDQPAFLRKIMD; encoded by the coding sequence ATGGAATACGTAACATCACGCTTTAGTTTTGACGAGAAAGGTCAGGATAATGCGAAGATCAAAGTGATCGGTGTTGGCGGTGGCGGTGGTAATGCCATCAACAACATGATCAGGAAAGGATTAGACAGTGTTGAATATATTGCACTGAATACAGATGCACAGGCACTGAAAAATAATGCAGCTGATATTGCCATCCAGGTTGGAGCAAATCTGACCTCAGGTTTGGGAGCCGGTGCACGACCCGAAATTGGCCGCGAGGCTGTGGAGGAAAATCGCCATGAACTGGATGAAGCGGTTGACAATGCCGATATGATTTTCATTACGGCAGGCATGGGTGGCGGAACCGGAACGGGCGGAGCTCCTGTTGTAGCCGGAATTGCCAAACGAAAAGGAATTTTGACTGTTGGTATTGTCACCACGCCATTTTTGGTTGAAGGAAAAGTTCGGATGAAATATGCCATTGATGGCATTGCTGAACTGAAAAAGAATTGTGATACCGTCATTGTAATCCCCAATGAACGATTACTGGATATTGCTGACGAAAACACAACACTTGTGGAAGCGTTCGACAAAGCCAATGAGGTGCTTTACAATGCAACCCGCGGTATTTCTGATTTGATTTTGATGCCGGGTCTCATCAACCTCGACTTTGCTGATGTCCGAACAACCATGATTGATGGTGGAGCTGCCATTATGGGATCGGCTACAGCCAGCGGACCGGATCGTGCCGAAATTGCTGCACGTGAGGCAATTAACTCTCCCCTTCTTGATGGAGTAAGCATCCGCGGAGCGCGTAATGTTCTTGTGAATATTTCAGCGGGATCCAATCTCGGAATTAAAGAAACCACAACAGCCACACGAATTATCCAGCAGGAAGCCGGAGATGATGCGGAAATTATTCTCGGTAGTGTTCTGGATGAATCTTTTGACGATGAGTTGCGCGTAACCGTGATTGCAACGGGCTTTGAGTTTGACGAAAGCAACGTGAAGGCAAAAACTCACCAAAACAGTCCACAGAACCATCGAAAAGAAGTTGTTAGCGAAAAGAAACCGGCAACAATGTTACCCAGAGCCAGTGAAATTGCTCAACGAAGAACAACTCTGGACAGCAATTTCTACAAAGGTGAGAAAAACCTGAAGAACCTCGATTCACCGGCCATCCACCGGCGAAGCCTCAAACACATTCGCACGAATGATGATGTTGAGGCAGATGAGGAAATCTCTGACTCCAGACAAGAACAACGCAAAGCAGCCGGCAATGACGATTCGTCCATGCTGAATAACCGTTCGGAACGAATCGACAAGCGCGACAGTGATCAACCTGCGTTTCTCAGAAAAATCATGGATTAA
- a CDS encoding cell division protein FtsQ/DivIB, with amino-acid sequence MAKKSGKVRNAIWIFLSIALLTGAILGGLYIESNTQIEAVKFEGNYYTDVESLENALKSPVGMYADSISFDSLFMDLKTLPYVKDATVSMGIRGTLTFRIYEREPFALLVDGNRRVYLTEGGLKLPIIPEKVKDVPLVYGFSARSLSDTLKSESYRQVEDFMIAAKENELGWITISEVSWNESEGVVALTYENGVKLLFGRNEFPEKIKNWEAFYTDVVSQKGMGAFTSIDLRFKDQIVTRNS; translated from the coding sequence ATGGCGAAAAAATCAGGCAAAGTTCGAAATGCGATCTGGATTTTCCTTTCAATAGCGCTGTTGACTGGTGCTATTTTGGGCGGACTTTATATCGAAAGCAATACCCAAATAGAAGCAGTAAAGTTTGAAGGCAATTACTACACCGATGTTGAGTCTCTGGAAAATGCTTTGAAATCTCCTGTTGGAATGTATGCCGATAGTATTTCTTTCGACAGCCTTTTCATGGATTTGAAAACATTGCCCTATGTGAAAGATGCAACAGTGAGTATGGGAATTCGCGGAACACTGACATTCCGCATTTATGAAAGAGAACCGTTTGCCCTGCTTGTGGATGGAAACCGAAGAGTATATCTGACTGAAGGCGGACTCAAGCTTCCCATCATCCCGGAAAAAGTGAAGGATGTACCACTTGTTTACGGTTTTTCGGCCCGCTCTTTAAGCGACACTTTGAAATCAGAATCATACAGGCAGGTTGAAGATTTTATGATCGCTGCAAAAGAAAATGAACTGGGATGGATCACCATCAGCGAAGTGTCGTGGAATGAAAGTGAAGGCGTGGTTGCACTCACGTATGAAAATGGAGTAAAACTACTCTTTGGCCGGAATGAGTTCCCTGAAAAAATAAAAAACTGGGAAGCTTTTTATACCGATGTGGTCTCCCAAAAAGGGATGGGTGCATTCACGAGTATCGACCTTCGCTTTAAAGACCAAATTGTAACACGAAATTCATAA
- the murD gene encoding UDP-N-acetylmuramoyl-L-alanine--D-glutamate ligase, with the protein MNVENKHIVVAGAARSGVAVAKLLKRKGAIPFVTDFGSINPNFVKQLEAESIEFEQNQHSEKAMNGDFLVLSPGVPTSSKIAQHYLNSGKDVFSEIEVASWFNKSPVVAVTGSNGKTTVANWLAHTWKVANQKHLLAGNIGTAFSDHIDETANDVDVLLEVSSFQLDHIDRFKPDVSIILNITEDHLDRYQNDFKLYAKSKLRITENQDDSNWFIYNDDDPVLSDHAEELSKKERAPRLLAFSSNKEISNGAFVREGELILKINNKEEQLMQIGEIGLSGKHNLQNGMATALAARASEIKNEFIRESLRTFEGVEHRLEEVRILKGVRYVNDSKATNINAVWYALDSFNMPVVLILGGRDKGNDWSFLEDQIREKVHTIVAIGEARAAIKNQLGKVVPNYMEADTLKKAVKLSKKKAKRGEVVLLSPACSSFDMFENYEHRGNEFKQAVLDL; encoded by the coding sequence ATGAATGTAGAGAATAAACATATCGTCGTTGCAGGTGCCGCAAGAAGTGGTGTGGCTGTGGCTAAACTTTTGAAAAGGAAAGGCGCCATTCCATTTGTGACGGACTTCGGTTCGATCAACCCGAATTTTGTAAAACAACTGGAGGCTGAATCGATCGAATTCGAACAAAATCAACATTCGGAAAAAGCGATGAATGGAGATTTTCTTGTTTTGAGTCCGGGTGTGCCCACATCATCCAAAATTGCGCAGCATTACCTGAATTCCGGAAAAGATGTTTTTTCTGAAATTGAGGTGGCAAGCTGGTTTAACAAGTCCCCTGTTGTAGCGGTGACCGGAAGCAATGGCAAAACGACTGTTGCAAACTGGCTGGCGCATACATGGAAAGTGGCTAATCAGAAACATTTGCTAGCCGGGAATATCGGCACGGCCTTTTCCGATCATATCGACGAAACGGCTAATGATGTCGATGTTCTTCTTGAAGTGAGCAGTTTCCAGCTTGACCATATCGACCGGTTTAAACCGGATGTAAGCATCATTTTGAACATTACGGAAGATCATCTGGATCGATATCAAAACGATTTCAAACTCTATGCAAAATCCAAGTTACGGATCACCGAAAACCAGGACGATTCGAACTGGTTCATCTACAACGACGACGATCCCGTCCTCTCCGATCACGCAGAGGAGTTATCAAAAAAAGAACGGGCACCACGTTTGCTGGCATTTTCCAGTAACAAAGAGATATCAAACGGTGCTTTTGTCAGGGAAGGCGAACTGATTTTAAAAATCAACAATAAAGAGGAACAACTCATGCAAATTGGCGAAATCGGCCTTAGCGGGAAACATAATCTACAGAACGGAATGGCTACGGCGTTGGCTGCACGAGCCTCGGAAATCAAAAACGAGTTTATCCGTGAAAGCCTCCGAACATTTGAAGGCGTTGAGCACCGCCTTGAAGAGGTACGAATTCTGAAAGGCGTGCGATATGTGAACGACAGCAAAGCGACCAATATCAATGCGGTTTGGTATGCGCTGGATAGTTTCAACATGCCGGTTGTGCTGATTCTTGGCGGCCGTGACAAAGGAAACGATTGGAGTTTTCTTGAAGATCAAATCCGAGAAAAGGTGCATACAATTGTTGCTATCGGCGAAGCCAGGGCAGCAATTAAAAATCAGCTCGGAAAAGTTGTACCCAATTACATGGAAGCAGATACGCTGAAAAAGGCCGTAAAACTCTCGAAAAAGAAAGCCAAACGAGGCGAAGTGGTTTTGCTGAGCCCCGCCTGTTCCTCATTCGACATGTTCGAGAACTACGAACACCGCGGAAACGAATTCAAACAAGCTGTTTTAGACCTCTGA
- the murC gene encoding UDP-N-acetylmuramate--L-alanine ligase, whose amino-acid sequence MTKSIQTQPVFGRTRHIHMVGIGGIGMSGMAEILILRGYKVSGSDQSKSETTERLEELGATIFFQHEASNIDGADVVVYTSAVKANENVETKEAITRKVPVIKRSEMLAELMRMKYGIGIAGTHGKTTTTTMTGHVVQDGSFDPTIIVGGRVHSFDKTNAVVGKGDIIIVEADEYDRTFLRLSPSMVVITNIEAEHLDIYEDLDDVKQAFTDFANKVPFYGAVVVCLDNPEVRSILPNIGRRTISYGYNPQAQIRAVNVSHQSLTSTFTVVSSGKELGEVYLNAPGDHNVKNALAAIAVGLELGISFEDIKSGLERFRGVFRRFQVKVNSDDLIVIDDYAHHPTEVQATIQAARKGWEKRRIIAVFQPHLYSRTQQLYKEFGLSFFDAEVLVVTDVYPSREKPIEGVSGEMIADIAKNYGHKDVHYVKEKSKLPQKLKEILKDGDIIITMGAGDVYKYGEEFIELINRGGE is encoded by the coding sequence ATGACTAAATCCATTCAAACACAACCCGTTTTTGGACGAACCCGCCATATCCATATGGTGGGCATCGGTGGGATTGGTATGAGCGGAATGGCTGAAATTCTGATTCTTCGCGGATATAAAGTCAGTGGTTCGGACCAAAGCAAATCTGAGACAACCGAACGGCTTGAGGAATTAGGCGCAACGATTTTCTTTCAGCATGAAGCATCCAATATTGACGGCGCCGACGTTGTGGTTTATACAAGTGCCGTAAAAGCCAATGAAAATGTAGAGACCAAAGAAGCCATCACCCGGAAGGTTCCGGTCATTAAACGGTCGGAAATGCTTGCCGAACTGATGCGCATGAAATACGGAATTGGTATTGCCGGAACACATGGTAAAACTACAACCACCACCATGACCGGCCATGTTGTACAGGACGGGAGTTTCGATCCCACAATTATCGTGGGTGGCCGCGTACACAGTTTCGATAAGACAAATGCTGTTGTTGGCAAAGGTGACATCATTATCGTGGAAGCCGACGAATATGACCGCACTTTTCTGCGCCTCTCCCCTTCGATGGTTGTCATTACCAATATTGAAGCCGAACATTTGGATATCTATGAAGATCTGGATGATGTAAAGCAGGCATTTACTGATTTCGCCAATAAAGTTCCTTTTTATGGTGCGGTTGTGGTTTGTCTCGACAACCCCGAAGTAAGAAGTATTTTACCGAATATTGGGCGCAGAACGATCAGTTACGGATACAATCCTCAAGCACAAATTCGGGCAGTGAATGTTTCACACCAAAGCCTGACTAGTACATTTACAGTAGTTTCATCCGGCAAGGAACTTGGAGAAGTTTATCTGAATGCCCCGGGCGATCACAATGTAAAAAATGCACTGGCTGCCATTGCCGTTGGGCTTGAACTCGGAATTTCTTTTGAAGACATCAAATCCGGACTCGAGCGGTTCCGGGGTGTTTTCCGGCGGTTCCAGGTAAAAGTAAACTCCGATGATCTGATTGTAATTGACGACTATGCGCATCATCCGACCGAAGTTCAGGCTACCATTCAGGCTGCACGAAAAGGATGGGAAAAAAGAAGAATTATTGCTGTTTTTCAGCCTCATCTTTACTCAAGAACTCAACAATTGTACAAAGAATTCGGCCTCTCCTTTTTTGATGCTGAGGTGCTTGTTGTAACCGATGTATATCCATCGCGCGAGAAACCAATTGAAGGTGTTTCAGGAGAAATGATAGCAGATATCGCCAAAAACTATGGCCATAAAGATGTTCACTATGTGAAGGAGAAATCAAAGCTTCCTCAAAAACTGAAGGAAATTTTGAAAGACGGCGATATCATCATCACAATGGGCGCCGGTGATGTTTATAAGTACGGGGAAGAATTCATCGAACTCATAAACAGAGGAGGTGAATAA
- the ftsA gene encoding cell division protein FtsA yields MEQENERIVVGLDIGTTKVCAVVASINTQDKIHILGVGKAPSEGLNRGVVVNIDKTVNAIRTAIQQAELASGIEVNSVNVGIAGDHIRSIRSKGVITINNKEKEITVNDVDRILKDCQQIMLPPDQQILHVIPQEFVVDGQDGISDPVGMSGMRMEAEVHIITGLVSATKNLYRCVERAGYQVADIILEPLASSYAVLDDEEKEAGVVLVDIGGGTTDLAVFRENTIRHTAVIAIAGKKVTDDIKIGLSVLDDQAQKLKHQHGECFVDLIEDDESITIPGIAGRPPKEITKSILSKIIQARMEEILEIVAIEVKRSGYADSLSAGIVITGGGSLIKNICPLANEVLGMDAKIGRPLGLAGGLIEEVNSPIYATSVGLVLHALKAEGVEHEMVPPSSKGTGVEKVMGSIAERMKSWFKEL; encoded by the coding sequence ATGGAACAGGAAAATGAACGAATTGTTGTAGGACTCGATATCGGCACAACCAAAGTTTGTGCCGTAGTGGCATCTATCAATACACAGGATAAGATCCACATTTTGGGGGTGGGTAAAGCGCCCAGCGAGGGCCTGAACCGTGGCGTTGTTGTAAATATCGATAAGACCGTGAACGCCATCAGAACGGCCATTCAGCAGGCAGAACTGGCATCGGGGATCGAGGTAAATTCTGTGAATGTGGGTATTGCCGGCGACCATATCCGAAGTATTCGCAGCAAGGGCGTTATTACCATCAACAATAAGGAAAAAGAAATTACGGTAAACGATGTTGATCGAATCCTGAAAGATTGCCAACAAATTATGCTTCCGCCCGATCAACAGATTCTGCACGTGATTCCCCAGGAATTCGTGGTTGATGGACAGGACGGTATCAGCGATCCCGTTGGTATGAGCGGCATGCGGATGGAAGCCGAAGTACACATTATTACCGGTTTGGTATCAGCTACCAAAAACCTGTACCGATGTGTAGAACGCGCCGGTTACCAGGTTGCAGATATTATCCTTGAACCTCTTGCCTCTTCCTATGCCGTTTTGGATGACGAGGAAAAAGAGGCCGGAGTAGTTTTGGTTGATATTGGCGGCGGCACCACGGATTTGGCCGTGTTCAGAGAAAACACCATTCGCCATACGGCAGTTATCGCCATTGCCGGAAAAAAAGTAACGGATGATATCAAAATTGGCTTGAGTGTATTGGACGATCAAGCCCAGAAATTAAAACATCAGCACGGCGAGTGTTTTGTAGACCTGATTGAAGATGATGAATCCATCACCATTCCGGGAATTGCAGGCCGTCCTCCCAAAGAAATCACAAAAAGTATTTTATCAAAAATTATCCAGGCAAGAATGGAAGAGATCTTGGAAATCGTAGCTATTGAAGTAAAACGCAGTGGCTATGCCGATTCATTAAGTGCCGGAATTGTGATCACCGGCGGCGGTTCGCTGATCAAGAATATTTGTCCGCTCGCAAACGAAGTGCTCGGAATGGATGCCAAGATCGGGCGTCCACTCGGGCTGGCCGGCGGGCTCATCGAAGAGGTAAACAGCCCCATTTATGCTACCAGTGTTGGATTGGTTTTGCATGCACTGAAAGCAGAGGGCGTAGAACACGAGATGGTTCCTCCATCATCCAAAGGAACCGGAGTGGAAAAGGTAATGGGCAGCATTGCCGAACGAATGAAGAGTTGGTTCAAAGAACTTTAG
- a CDS encoding sulfotransferase family 2 domain-containing protein, with protein sequence MLISQKHHFIFIHIYKNAGSSITRALIPYCSNPAHLFTHRVLKRFGIFDLDPIPYSKHIKASSLIRKMGHDSFQSYFSFAVVRNPWDWNVSLYKYMLKDEGHHQHEAVKNMKDFDEFIRHKCSVPHDFQKDFIYSENGEKLVDYIARFENINEEFKTICKKIGIQPKKLPHLNISNTTHYREYYTDETRKLVQDFFQPDIELFGYEF encoded by the coding sequence ATGCTCATTTCCCAAAAACACCATTTTATTTTTATTCATATTTATAAGAATGCGGGCAGCAGTATTACCAGGGCACTCATTCCATATTGCTCCAATCCTGCTCATCTTTTTACACATCGTGTTCTTAAACGATTTGGAATATTTGATCTGGATCCCATTCCGTATTCAAAACACATAAAAGCCTCGTCCCTAATCCGCAAGATGGGGCATGATAGCTTTCAATCATACTTTTCCTTTGCTGTTGTTCGAAATCCCTGGGATTGGAATGTCTCTCTTTACAAATACATGCTAAAAGACGAGGGACACCATCAGCACGAAGCGGTAAAAAACATGAAGGATTTCGATGAATTTATCCGTCACAAGTGTTCTGTCCCGCACGATTTCCAAAAAGATTTCATCTATTCAGAAAATGGAGAGAAACTGGTTGATTACATTGCACGGTTTGAAAACATTAATGAGGAGTTTAAGACAATCTGCAAAAAGATTGGTATACAGCCCAAAAAGTTGCCGCATCTCAATATTTCCAATACAACTCATTACAGAGAATATTATACAGATGAAACCCGAAAATTGGTTCAGGATTTCTTTCAACCCGACATCGAACTATTTGGCTATGAATTCTGA